The Vidua macroura isolate BioBank_ID:100142 chromosome 27, ASM2450914v1, whole genome shotgun sequence genome includes a window with the following:
- the NGFR gene encoding tumor necrosis factor receptor superfamily member 16 has product MAGLLPLLLLLLPAGPAGASKDDCFSKLFTASGECCRVCNVGEGVVQPCGVNQTVCEPCLDSVTFSDTASATEPCKPCTQCEGLQSMSAPCVETDDAVCRCAYGYFQDAASGSCRECRVCEVGFGLMFPCKDSQDTVCEECPEGTFSSEANFVDPCLPCTTCEENEVLVRECTPVADAECRGLHPRWTTHAPALGTSESPEPATREPLSTEGVASTAADTATTVMGSSQPVVTHGTSDNLIPVYCSILAAVVVGLVAYIAFKRWNSCKQNKQGANNRPVNQTPSPEGEKLHSDSGISVDSQSLHDQQPPGQGTQGPAPKADGSLYSALPASKQEEVEKLLGSSAEDTWRQLAGELGYKEDLIDSFTREESPARALLAHWACRESATLDALLAALRRVQRGDIADSLASESTATSPV; this is encoded by the exons ATGGCCGGGCtcctgccgctgctgctgctcctgctgccggCG GGCCCCGCCGGCGCCTCCAAGGACGATTGTTTCTCCAAGCTGTTCACGGCCAGCGGGGAGTGCTGCCGGGTCTGCAACGTGGGCGAGGGCGTGGTGCAGCCCTGCGGGGTCAACCAGACCGTCTGCGAGCCCTGCCTGGACA GTGTCACCTTCTCGGACACGGCGAGCGCCACGGAGCCGTGCAAGCCGTGCACGCAGTGCGAGGGGCTGCAGAGCATGTCGGCGCCCTGCGTCGAGACCGACGACGCCGTGTGCCGCTGCGCCTACGGCTACTTCCAGGACGCGGCCAGCGGGAGCTGCCGCGAGTGCCGCGTCTGCGAGGTGGGCTTCGGCCTCATGTTCCCCTGCAAGGACTCGCAGGACACGGTGTGCGAGGAGTGTCCCGAGGGCACCTTCTCCAGCGAGGCCAACTTCGTGgacccctgcctgccctgcaccaCGTGCGAGGAGAACGAGGTGCTGGTGCGGGAGTGCACGCCCGTGGCGGATGCGGAGTGCCGGG GACTCCACCCTCGCTGGACAACGCACGCCCCGGCCCTGGGGACCTCTGAGAGCCCCGAGCCGGCCACCAGGGAGCCGCTGAGCACCGAGGGGGTGGCCAGCACCGCGGCGGACACGGCCACCACCGTCATGGGCAGCTCGCAGCCCGTGGTGACCCACGGCACCAGTGACAACCTCATCCCCGTCTACTGCTCCATCCTGGCCGCCGTGGTGGTGGGGCTGGTGGCCTACATCGCCTTCAAGAG GTGGAACAGCTGCAAGCAGAACAAGCAAGGGGCCAACAACCGCCCGGTGAACCAGACGCCGTCCCCCGAGGGGGAGAAGCTGCACAGCGACAGCGGCATCTCCGTGGACAGCCAGAGCCTGCACGACCAGCAGCCCCCCGGGCAGGGCACCCAGGGGCCAG CGCCCAAGGCGGACGGGAGCCTGTACTCGGCGCTGCCGGCCAGCaagcaggaggaggtggagaagctgctgggCAGCTCGGCCGAGGACACGTGGCGGCAGCTGGCCGGCGAGCTGGGCTACAAGGAGGACCTGATCGACTCCTTCACGCGCGAGGAGTCGCCGGCCCGCGCCCTCCTGGCGCACTGGGCGTGCCGCGAGTCGGCCACGCTGGACGCGCTGCTGGCCGCCCTGCGCAGGGTCCAGCGCGGCGACATCGCCGACAGCCTGGCCAGCGAGTCCACGGCCACCTCCCCCGTCTGA